One window of the Strix uralensis isolate ZFMK-TIS-50842 chromosome 3, bStrUra1, whole genome shotgun sequence genome contains the following:
- the TRERF1 gene encoding transcriptional-regulating factor 1 isoform X3, with protein sequence MGDQQLYKTNHTANSNENLYYQQHQMNSLPSLNHSYGSSVMDAAQASPLSPQFPQDSRDSIALPVGSKSLGSMDTSRQTSWTHSGSGNHVPVRNNLNNQSAMWSPLGQGESHDGYQYSYSQPSENRSQKITSGVLHKLDSFTQVFANQNLRIQVNNMAQVLHTESSMVDNSGDSALRQLLSQKPAVEQQPVTSSVQRYQPLPQQTHQNFASTQQKQQMQVMQHQQLYYDYQQHLSQMQMHSAFQQGQTHVQQMQSQQLLPQQMQHLQQTQYYTQPQQGHQRLAIQEIQQQQPTRQQQQRQCPMQIAQYYQTQPVMQQLQQQQQQMQLPLPPYHREPDPKTMHEPHQYSQDPSHPVQLIQLGAVPQYCYQDPHEQYRHLYPQSLLQQQQDQQKQYPSEGRAPSLNSHVGLTPPETAEDPARQEINSVGNAVPHRTLLPPSGVHLNNKSSQQDSPSAAWPQQVQLSDSRLQPLSPEQSGQNRETLPERADAKNKLMCSICLKEFKSLPALNGHMRSHGGVRASPNFKQEISKKPHQSAVKLEENFKPLQDKKKYRHRPEPLFIPPPSFNFSMSHSGATLYQSQLRSPRVLGDHLLDRTHELPPYTPPPMLSPVRQGSGLFSSVITSSHSTSHTQLPLTPLTPTPRVLLCRSNSIDGSVIPVTPGPGEQTVEPRINIGSRFQADIPELQDRLLMEKDVHKATLVWKPWPELENKVFQQRVEDLLNMSCSSVLPGGGTNSEYALHSLFEAKGDIMVALEKLLLRKPVRLKCHPLANYHYAGSDKWTHQERRLFKEALSTYSKDFIFVQKMVKSKTVAQCVEYYYTWKKILRLGRKHRTRLEKKREECLTSGEEEVLEEDEEIEEDRKEEREMQKSPDPPAIPLVGPIDLPALQSLSLSSSSFICEMPNCGAVFSSRQALNGHARIHGGTNQVTKTRCTIPGTKQKSGTQSGYCSIKSSPAHSTTSGETDPTTIFPCKECGKVFFKIKSRNAHMKTHRQQEEQQRQKAQKAAVAAEMAATIARTTGPVGHSLIPLDHMSLVKHVENVGDIDDDVVQELGDVMEENEVMDADLLLDDEDADLLQDDAEL encoded by the exons ATGGGGGACCAGCAATTGTATAAAACTAATCATACTGCCAACAGCAATGAGAACTTGTACTACCAACAACACCAAATGAACTCCCTTCCATCTCTAAATCATAGCTATGGGTCATCTGTTATGGATGCTGCCCAGGcatcccctctctccccccagtTTCCCCAAGATTCAAGAGACAGTATAGCTTTGCCTGTAGGTTCAAAAAGTCTTGGGTCAATGGATACATCTAGACAAACCAGCTGGACACATTCTGGCTCAGGAAACCATGTCCCAGTGAGGAACAATTTGAATAATCAAAGTGCAATGTGGAGCCCCCTCGGGCAGGGGGAGTCCCATGATGGATACCAATATTCTTACTCTCAACCCAGTGAAAATCGATCGCAAAAAATTACCAGTGGGGTCCTGCATAAATTGGACTCCTTTACACAAGTATTTGCTAACCAAAATCTGAGAATTCAAGTCAACAATATGGCTCAGGTTTTGCACACCGAGTCTTCAATGGTGGATAATTCTGGTGATAGTGCACTCAGGCAGCTGCTGTCCCAGAAGCCAGCAGTTGAGCAACAGCCTGTAACTTCCAGTGTACAAAGATACCAACCACTGCCACAGCAAACGCACCAGAATTTTGCAAGCACACAGCAAAAGCAACAAATGCAAGTCATGCAGCACCAACAGTTGTACTATGACTACCAGCAGCATTTATCGCAAATGCAGATGCATTCTGCGTTTCAGCAAGGACAGACGCACGTTCAACAAATGCAGTCCCAGCAGCTCTTACCACAACAGATGCAGCACTTGCAGCAGACTCAATACTACACTCAGCCGCAGCAGGGACATCAGCGGCTCGCGATACAGGAGATCCAGCAGCAACAGCCCActcggcagcagcagcagcggcagtgTCCAATGCAAATAGCTCAGTATTACCAAACACAACCTGTCATGCAGCAGttacagcaacagcagcaacagatgCAATTGCCGCTTCCTCCATATCACAGGGAACCCGATCCAAAGACTATGCATGAACCACATCAGTACTCTCAGGATCCAAGTCATCCTGTGCAGCTTATCCAGTTGGGAGCAGTGCCTCAATATTGCTACCAAGATCCCCATGAACAGTACAGGCACTTGTACCCACAGAGtttactgcagcagcagcaagatcAGCAGAAGCAATACCCGAGTGAGGGCAGGGCGCCATCTCTGAACTCCCATGTTGGCCTCACTCCACCAGAGACCGCAGAGGATCCCGCACGGCAGGAGATTAATTCTGTAGGTAATGCTGTTCCTCATCGAACACTTTTGCCACCCTCGGGAGTTCATCTGAACAACAAAAGTTCTCAGCAAGACTCTCCCAGCGCTGCATGGCCTCAG CAGGTGCAACTGTCAGATAGCAGACTGCAGCCACTGTCCCCAGagcaaag tgggCAGAACAGAGAAACACTTCCTGAGAGAGCTGATGCGAAGAACAAGCTAATGTGTTCAATATGCTTGAAGGAGTTTAAGAGTTTGCCTGCTCTAAATGGTCACATGAGGTCACATGGAGGAGTGAGAGCATCTCCTAACTTCAAACAG GAAATTAGCAAAAAACCTCATCAAAGTGCTGTAAAATTGGAAGAAAACTTCAAACCATTGCAGGACAAGAAGAAGTATCGGCACAGACCCGAACCTCTCTTCATACCTCCTCCTTCCTTCAACTTCAGCATGTCCCACTCTGGTGCCACTCTGTACCAGAGTCAGCTTCGCTCTCCCCGTGTCCTCGGAGATCATCTGCTAGACCGGACGCATGAGCTCCCCCCCTACACTCCGCCACCGATGCTTAGTCCAGTTCGGCAAGGGTCTGGTCTCTTCAGCAGTGTTATCACATCATCTCATAGCACCTCGCACACTCAGCTGCCACTTACTCCACTGACACCTACTCCACGGGTGCTCCTGTGTCGGTCTA ATAGTATTGATGGAAGTGTCATTCCAGTGACACCTGGGCCTGGAGAACAGACTGTTGAACC ACGAATCAATATCGGGTCCAGGTTTCAGGCTGATATTCCAGAGCTGCAGGACAGATTGCTAATGGAGAAAGATGTACATAAGGCTACTTTGGTTTGGAAACCATGGCCAGAACTGGAGAACAAAGTCTTCCAACAAAGAG TGGAAGACCTTTTAAACATGAGCTGTTCCAGTGTGTTACCTGGTGGAGGAACTAACTCAGAATATGCTTTGCACTCTCTCTTTGAAGCGAAAGGAGATATTATG GTTGCTCTTGAGAAGCTGCTGTTGAGAAAGCCAGTGAGATTGAAGTGTCATCCTTTGGCAAATTACCACTACGCGG ggtCGGACAAATGGACACATCAAGAAAGGAGGCTGTTCAAAGAGGCACTGTCCACCTACAGCAAAGATTTCATATTTGTACAGAAAATG GTTAAGTCTAAGACGGTTGCACAATGTGTGGAATACTACTATACCTGGAAGAAAATCTTGCGTTTGGGACGGAAACACAGAACAcgtttagagaaaaaaagagaggaatgcCTG ACAAGTGGAGAAGAGGAAGTGTTAGAGGAAGATGAGGAGATTGaagaagacagaaaggaagaaagggaaatgcAGAAGTCTCCTGACCCACCAGCTATCCCTCTTGTTGGACCAATAGATCTGCCTGCCCTTCAGAGTCTTTCACTTTCTTCGTCCTCCTTCATCTGTGAAATGCCAAACTGTGGCGCT GTGTTCAGTTCCCGACAAGCGCTAAATGGCCATGCTCGCATTCATGGAGGTACGAATCAGGTGACAAAAACACGATGCACCATTCCAGGCACTAAGCAGAAATCTGGTACGCAGAGCGGATACTGCTCCATCAAGAGTTCACCTGCCCACAGCACAACAAGCGGCGAGACCGACCCAACAACAATTTTTCCTTGCAAGGAGTGTGGCAA ggtatttttcaaaatcaaaagcCGCAATGCTCATATGAAGACTCACAGACAACAAGAAGAACAGCAAAGGCAGAAGGCTCAGAAagctgctgtggcagcagaaaTGGCAGCCACTATTGCAAGAACTACTGGGCCAGTTGGGCATAGTTTGATCCCTCTGGATCACATGAGTTTGGTTAAACATGTTGAAAATGTTGGTGACATTGATGACGATGTTGTTCAGGAGCTGGGTGATGTCATGGAAGAGAATGAAGTCATGGATGCTGACCTTT
- the TRERF1 gene encoding transcriptional-regulating factor 1 isoform X2 produces the protein MGDQQLYKTNHTANSNENLYYQQHQMNSLPSLNHSYGSSVMDAAQASPLSPQFPQDSRDSIALPVGSKSLGSMDTSRQTSWTHSGSGNHVPVRNNLNNQSAMWSPLGQGESHDGYQYSYSQPSENRSQKITSGVLHKLDSFTQVFANQNLRIQVNNMAQVLHTESSMVDNSGDSALRQLLSQKPAVEQQPVTSSVQRYQPLPQQTHQNFASTQQKQQMQVMQHQQLYYDYQQHLSQMQMHSAFQQGQTHVQQMQSQQLLPQQMQHLQQTQYYTQPQQGHQRLAIQEIQQQQPTRQQQQRQCPMQIAQYYQTQPVMQQLQQQQQQMQLPLPPYHREPDPKTMHEPHQYSQDPSHPVQLIQLGAVPQYCYQDPHEQYRHLYPQSLLQQQQDQQKQYPSEGRAPSLNSHVGLTPPETAEDPARQEINSVGNAVPHRTLLPPSGVHLNNKSSQQDSPSAAWPQQVQLSDSRLQPLSPEQSGQNRETLPERADAKNKLMCSICLKEFKSLPALNGHMRSHGGVRASPNFKQDEGEKPPQQPLPKEVDSLAPIVMPVSVPVKLLSPEPSTQPSASTATVKDKPANSVSDDEMPVLVKMTYSPPCSPKVANPCSSSDKKKYRHRPEPLFIPPPSFNFSMSHSGATLYQSQLRSPRVLGDHLLDRTHELPPYTPPPMLSPVRQGSGLFSSVITSSHSTSHTQLPLTPLTPTPRVLLCRSNSIDGSVIPVTPGPGEQTVEPRINIGSRFQADIPELQDRLLMEKDVHKATLVWKPWPELENKVFQQRVEDLLNMSCSSVLPGGGTNSEYALHSLFEAKGDIMVALEKLLLRKPVRLKCHPLANYHYAGSDKWTHQERRLFKEALSTYSKDFIFVQKMVKSKTVAQCVEYYYTWKKILRLGRKHRTRLEKKREECLTSGEEEVLEEDEEIEEDRKEEREMQKSPDPPAIPLVGPIDLPALQSLSLSSSSFICEMPNCGAVFSSRQALNGHARIHGGTNQVTKTRCTIPGTKQKSGTQSGYCSIKSSPAHSTTSGETDPTTIFPCKECGKVFFKIKSRNAHMKTHRQQEEQQRQKAQKAAVAAEMAATIARTTGPVGHSLIPLDHMSLVKHVENVGDIDDDVVQELGDVMEENEVMDADLLLDDEDADLLQDDAEL, from the exons ATGGGGGACCAGCAATTGTATAAAACTAATCATACTGCCAACAGCAATGAGAACTTGTACTACCAACAACACCAAATGAACTCCCTTCCATCTCTAAATCATAGCTATGGGTCATCTGTTATGGATGCTGCCCAGGcatcccctctctccccccagtTTCCCCAAGATTCAAGAGACAGTATAGCTTTGCCTGTAGGTTCAAAAAGTCTTGGGTCAATGGATACATCTAGACAAACCAGCTGGACACATTCTGGCTCAGGAAACCATGTCCCAGTGAGGAACAATTTGAATAATCAAAGTGCAATGTGGAGCCCCCTCGGGCAGGGGGAGTCCCATGATGGATACCAATATTCTTACTCTCAACCCAGTGAAAATCGATCGCAAAAAATTACCAGTGGGGTCCTGCATAAATTGGACTCCTTTACACAAGTATTTGCTAACCAAAATCTGAGAATTCAAGTCAACAATATGGCTCAGGTTTTGCACACCGAGTCTTCAATGGTGGATAATTCTGGTGATAGTGCACTCAGGCAGCTGCTGTCCCAGAAGCCAGCAGTTGAGCAACAGCCTGTAACTTCCAGTGTACAAAGATACCAACCACTGCCACAGCAAACGCACCAGAATTTTGCAAGCACACAGCAAAAGCAACAAATGCAAGTCATGCAGCACCAACAGTTGTACTATGACTACCAGCAGCATTTATCGCAAATGCAGATGCATTCTGCGTTTCAGCAAGGACAGACGCACGTTCAACAAATGCAGTCCCAGCAGCTCTTACCACAACAGATGCAGCACTTGCAGCAGACTCAATACTACACTCAGCCGCAGCAGGGACATCAGCGGCTCGCGATACAGGAGATCCAGCAGCAACAGCCCActcggcagcagcagcagcggcagtgTCCAATGCAAATAGCTCAGTATTACCAAACACAACCTGTCATGCAGCAGttacagcaacagcagcaacagatgCAATTGCCGCTTCCTCCATATCACAGGGAACCCGATCCAAAGACTATGCATGAACCACATCAGTACTCTCAGGATCCAAGTCATCCTGTGCAGCTTATCCAGTTGGGAGCAGTGCCTCAATATTGCTACCAAGATCCCCATGAACAGTACAGGCACTTGTACCCACAGAGtttactgcagcagcagcaagatcAGCAGAAGCAATACCCGAGTGAGGGCAGGGCGCCATCTCTGAACTCCCATGTTGGCCTCACTCCACCAGAGACCGCAGAGGATCCCGCACGGCAGGAGATTAATTCTGTAGGTAATGCTGTTCCTCATCGAACACTTTTGCCACCCTCGGGAGTTCATCTGAACAACAAAAGTTCTCAGCAAGACTCTCCCAGCGCTGCATGGCCTCAG CAGGTGCAACTGTCAGATAGCAGACTGCAGCCACTGTCCCCAGagcaaag tgggCAGAACAGAGAAACACTTCCTGAGAGAGCTGATGCGAAGAACAAGCTAATGTGTTCAATATGCTTGAAGGAGTTTAAGAGTTTGCCTGCTCTAAATGGTCACATGAGGTCACATGGAGGAGTGAGAGCATCTCCTAACTTCAAACAG GATGAAGGAGAGAAACCACCACAGCAGCCGCTGCCTAAAGAGGTGGATAGCCTCGCGCCCATCGTCATGCCAGTGTCTGTCCCTGTAAAGCTTCTGTCACCCGAGCCCAGCACACAGCcctctgccagcactgccacAGTCAAAGACAAGCCTGCCAACTCTGTGTCAGATGATGAGATGCCTGTTCTCGTGAAGATGACTTACTCTCCACCGTGCAGTCCAAAAGTGGCCAACCCCTGCTCATCCTCT GACAAGAAGAAGTATCGGCACAGACCCGAACCTCTCTTCATACCTCCTCCTTCCTTCAACTTCAGCATGTCCCACTCTGGTGCCACTCTGTACCAGAGTCAGCTTCGCTCTCCCCGTGTCCTCGGAGATCATCTGCTAGACCGGACGCATGAGCTCCCCCCCTACACTCCGCCACCGATGCTTAGTCCAGTTCGGCAAGGGTCTGGTCTCTTCAGCAGTGTTATCACATCATCTCATAGCACCTCGCACACTCAGCTGCCACTTACTCCACTGACACCTACTCCACGGGTGCTCCTGTGTCGGTCTA ATAGTATTGATGGAAGTGTCATTCCAGTGACACCTGGGCCTGGAGAACAGACTGTTGAACC ACGAATCAATATCGGGTCCAGGTTTCAGGCTGATATTCCAGAGCTGCAGGACAGATTGCTAATGGAGAAAGATGTACATAAGGCTACTTTGGTTTGGAAACCATGGCCAGAACTGGAGAACAAAGTCTTCCAACAAAGAG TGGAAGACCTTTTAAACATGAGCTGTTCCAGTGTGTTACCTGGTGGAGGAACTAACTCAGAATATGCTTTGCACTCTCTCTTTGAAGCGAAAGGAGATATTATG GTTGCTCTTGAGAAGCTGCTGTTGAGAAAGCCAGTGAGATTGAAGTGTCATCCTTTGGCAAATTACCACTACGCGG ggtCGGACAAATGGACACATCAAGAAAGGAGGCTGTTCAAAGAGGCACTGTCCACCTACAGCAAAGATTTCATATTTGTACAGAAAATG GTTAAGTCTAAGACGGTTGCACAATGTGTGGAATACTACTATACCTGGAAGAAAATCTTGCGTTTGGGACGGAAACACAGAACAcgtttagagaaaaaaagagaggaatgcCTG ACAAGTGGAGAAGAGGAAGTGTTAGAGGAAGATGAGGAGATTGaagaagacagaaaggaagaaagggaaatgcAGAAGTCTCCTGACCCACCAGCTATCCCTCTTGTTGGACCAATAGATCTGCCTGCCCTTCAGAGTCTTTCACTTTCTTCGTCCTCCTTCATCTGTGAAATGCCAAACTGTGGCGCT GTGTTCAGTTCCCGACAAGCGCTAAATGGCCATGCTCGCATTCATGGAGGTACGAATCAGGTGACAAAAACACGATGCACCATTCCAGGCACTAAGCAGAAATCTGGTACGCAGAGCGGATACTGCTCCATCAAGAGTTCACCTGCCCACAGCACAACAAGCGGCGAGACCGACCCAACAACAATTTTTCCTTGCAAGGAGTGTGGCAA ggtatttttcaaaatcaaaagcCGCAATGCTCATATGAAGACTCACAGACAACAAGAAGAACAGCAAAGGCAGAAGGCTCAGAAagctgctgtggcagcagaaaTGGCAGCCACTATTGCAAGAACTACTGGGCCAGTTGGGCATAGTTTGATCCCTCTGGATCACATGAGTTTGGTTAAACATGTTGAAAATGTTGGTGACATTGATGACGATGTTGTTCAGGAGCTGGGTGATGTCATGGAAGAGAATGAAGTCATGGATGCTGACCTTT
- the TRERF1 gene encoding transcriptional-regulating factor 1 isoform X1 produces MGDQQLYKTNHTANSNENLYYQQHQMNSLPSLNHSYGSSVMDAAQASPLSPQFPQDSRDSIALPVGSKSLGSMDTSRQTSWTHSGSGNHVPVRNNLNNQSAMWSPLGQGESHDGYQYSYSQPSENRSQKITSGVLHKLDSFTQVFANQNLRIQVNNMAQVLHTESSMVDNSGDSALRQLLSQKPAVEQQPVTSSVQRYQPLPQQTHQNFASTQQKQQMQVMQHQQLYYDYQQHLSQMQMHSAFQQGQTHVQQMQSQQLLPQQMQHLQQTQYYTQPQQGHQRLAIQEIQQQQPTRQQQQRQCPMQIAQYYQTQPVMQQLQQQQQQMQLPLPPYHREPDPKTMHEPHQYSQDPSHPVQLIQLGAVPQYCYQDPHEQYRHLYPQSLLQQQQDQQKQYPSEGRAPSLNSHVGLTPPETAEDPARQEINSVGNAVPHRTLLPPSGVHLNNKSSQQDSPSAAWPQQVQLSDSRLQPLSPEQSGQNRETLPERADAKNKLMCSICLKEFKSLPALNGHMRSHGGVRASPNFKQDEGEKPPQQPLPKEVDSLAPIVMPVSVPVKLLSPEPSTQPSASTATVKDKPANSVSDDEMPVLVKMTYSPPCSPKVANPCSSSEISKKPHQSAVKLEENFKPLQDKKKYRHRPEPLFIPPPSFNFSMSHSGATLYQSQLRSPRVLGDHLLDRTHELPPYTPPPMLSPVRQGSGLFSSVITSSHSTSHTQLPLTPLTPTPRVLLCRSNSIDGSVIPVTPGPGEQTVEPRINIGSRFQADIPELQDRLLMEKDVHKATLVWKPWPELENKVFQQRVEDLLNMSCSSVLPGGGTNSEYALHSLFEAKGDIMVALEKLLLRKPVRLKCHPLANYHYAGSDKWTHQERRLFKEALSTYSKDFIFVQKMVKSKTVAQCVEYYYTWKKILRLGRKHRTRLEKKREECLTSGEEEVLEEDEEIEEDRKEEREMQKSPDPPAIPLVGPIDLPALQSLSLSSSSFICEMPNCGAVFSSRQALNGHARIHGGTNQVTKTRCTIPGTKQKSGTQSGYCSIKSSPAHSTTSGETDPTTIFPCKECGKVFFKIKSRNAHMKTHRQQEEQQRQKAQKAAVAAEMAATIARTTGPVGHSLIPLDHMSLVKHVENVGDIDDDVVQELGDVMEENEVMDADLLLDDEDADLLQDDAEL; encoded by the exons ATGGGGGACCAGCAATTGTATAAAACTAATCATACTGCCAACAGCAATGAGAACTTGTACTACCAACAACACCAAATGAACTCCCTTCCATCTCTAAATCATAGCTATGGGTCATCTGTTATGGATGCTGCCCAGGcatcccctctctccccccagtTTCCCCAAGATTCAAGAGACAGTATAGCTTTGCCTGTAGGTTCAAAAAGTCTTGGGTCAATGGATACATCTAGACAAACCAGCTGGACACATTCTGGCTCAGGAAACCATGTCCCAGTGAGGAACAATTTGAATAATCAAAGTGCAATGTGGAGCCCCCTCGGGCAGGGGGAGTCCCATGATGGATACCAATATTCTTACTCTCAACCCAGTGAAAATCGATCGCAAAAAATTACCAGTGGGGTCCTGCATAAATTGGACTCCTTTACACAAGTATTTGCTAACCAAAATCTGAGAATTCAAGTCAACAATATGGCTCAGGTTTTGCACACCGAGTCTTCAATGGTGGATAATTCTGGTGATAGTGCACTCAGGCAGCTGCTGTCCCAGAAGCCAGCAGTTGAGCAACAGCCTGTAACTTCCAGTGTACAAAGATACCAACCACTGCCACAGCAAACGCACCAGAATTTTGCAAGCACACAGCAAAAGCAACAAATGCAAGTCATGCAGCACCAACAGTTGTACTATGACTACCAGCAGCATTTATCGCAAATGCAGATGCATTCTGCGTTTCAGCAAGGACAGACGCACGTTCAACAAATGCAGTCCCAGCAGCTCTTACCACAACAGATGCAGCACTTGCAGCAGACTCAATACTACACTCAGCCGCAGCAGGGACATCAGCGGCTCGCGATACAGGAGATCCAGCAGCAACAGCCCActcggcagcagcagcagcggcagtgTCCAATGCAAATAGCTCAGTATTACCAAACACAACCTGTCATGCAGCAGttacagcaacagcagcaacagatgCAATTGCCGCTTCCTCCATATCACAGGGAACCCGATCCAAAGACTATGCATGAACCACATCAGTACTCTCAGGATCCAAGTCATCCTGTGCAGCTTATCCAGTTGGGAGCAGTGCCTCAATATTGCTACCAAGATCCCCATGAACAGTACAGGCACTTGTACCCACAGAGtttactgcagcagcagcaagatcAGCAGAAGCAATACCCGAGTGAGGGCAGGGCGCCATCTCTGAACTCCCATGTTGGCCTCACTCCACCAGAGACCGCAGAGGATCCCGCACGGCAGGAGATTAATTCTGTAGGTAATGCTGTTCCTCATCGAACACTTTTGCCACCCTCGGGAGTTCATCTGAACAACAAAAGTTCTCAGCAAGACTCTCCCAGCGCTGCATGGCCTCAG CAGGTGCAACTGTCAGATAGCAGACTGCAGCCACTGTCCCCAGagcaaag tgggCAGAACAGAGAAACACTTCCTGAGAGAGCTGATGCGAAGAACAAGCTAATGTGTTCAATATGCTTGAAGGAGTTTAAGAGTTTGCCTGCTCTAAATGGTCACATGAGGTCACATGGAGGAGTGAGAGCATCTCCTAACTTCAAACAG GATGAAGGAGAGAAACCACCACAGCAGCCGCTGCCTAAAGAGGTGGATAGCCTCGCGCCCATCGTCATGCCAGTGTCTGTCCCTGTAAAGCTTCTGTCACCCGAGCCCAGCACACAGCcctctgccagcactgccacAGTCAAAGACAAGCCTGCCAACTCTGTGTCAGATGATGAGATGCCTGTTCTCGTGAAGATGACTTACTCTCCACCGTGCAGTCCAAAAGTGGCCAACCCCTGCTCATCCTCT GAAATTAGCAAAAAACCTCATCAAAGTGCTGTAAAATTGGAAGAAAACTTCAAACCATTGCAGGACAAGAAGAAGTATCGGCACAGACCCGAACCTCTCTTCATACCTCCTCCTTCCTTCAACTTCAGCATGTCCCACTCTGGTGCCACTCTGTACCAGAGTCAGCTTCGCTCTCCCCGTGTCCTCGGAGATCATCTGCTAGACCGGACGCATGAGCTCCCCCCCTACACTCCGCCACCGATGCTTAGTCCAGTTCGGCAAGGGTCTGGTCTCTTCAGCAGTGTTATCACATCATCTCATAGCACCTCGCACACTCAGCTGCCACTTACTCCACTGACACCTACTCCACGGGTGCTCCTGTGTCGGTCTA ATAGTATTGATGGAAGTGTCATTCCAGTGACACCTGGGCCTGGAGAACAGACTGTTGAACC ACGAATCAATATCGGGTCCAGGTTTCAGGCTGATATTCCAGAGCTGCAGGACAGATTGCTAATGGAGAAAGATGTACATAAGGCTACTTTGGTTTGGAAACCATGGCCAGAACTGGAGAACAAAGTCTTCCAACAAAGAG TGGAAGACCTTTTAAACATGAGCTGTTCCAGTGTGTTACCTGGTGGAGGAACTAACTCAGAATATGCTTTGCACTCTCTCTTTGAAGCGAAAGGAGATATTATG GTTGCTCTTGAGAAGCTGCTGTTGAGAAAGCCAGTGAGATTGAAGTGTCATCCTTTGGCAAATTACCACTACGCGG ggtCGGACAAATGGACACATCAAGAAAGGAGGCTGTTCAAAGAGGCACTGTCCACCTACAGCAAAGATTTCATATTTGTACAGAAAATG GTTAAGTCTAAGACGGTTGCACAATGTGTGGAATACTACTATACCTGGAAGAAAATCTTGCGTTTGGGACGGAAACACAGAACAcgtttagagaaaaaaagagaggaatgcCTG ACAAGTGGAGAAGAGGAAGTGTTAGAGGAAGATGAGGAGATTGaagaagacagaaaggaagaaagggaaatgcAGAAGTCTCCTGACCCACCAGCTATCCCTCTTGTTGGACCAATAGATCTGCCTGCCCTTCAGAGTCTTTCACTTTCTTCGTCCTCCTTCATCTGTGAAATGCCAAACTGTGGCGCT GTGTTCAGTTCCCGACAAGCGCTAAATGGCCATGCTCGCATTCATGGAGGTACGAATCAGGTGACAAAAACACGATGCACCATTCCAGGCACTAAGCAGAAATCTGGTACGCAGAGCGGATACTGCTCCATCAAGAGTTCACCTGCCCACAGCACAACAAGCGGCGAGACCGACCCAACAACAATTTTTCCTTGCAAGGAGTGTGGCAA ggtatttttcaaaatcaaaagcCGCAATGCTCATATGAAGACTCACAGACAACAAGAAGAACAGCAAAGGCAGAAGGCTCAGAAagctgctgtggcagcagaaaTGGCAGCCACTATTGCAAGAACTACTGGGCCAGTTGGGCATAGTTTGATCCCTCTGGATCACATGAGTTTGGTTAAACATGTTGAAAATGTTGGTGACATTGATGACGATGTTGTTCAGGAGCTGGGTGATGTCATGGAAGAGAATGAAGTCATGGATGCTGACCTTT